A genomic stretch from Apis cerana isolate GH-2021 linkage group LG7, AcerK_1.0, whole genome shotgun sequence includes:
- the LOC107999430 gene encoding ras-related and estrogen-regulated growth inhibitor isoform X1, producing MGTRVYDIRERRTQSRGWRNVEIVSNARSMTSNAIRGIRRKKSSLCEVKVAVIGAPGVGKSALTVRFLTRRYIGEYDHQSENRYKHEVLVDGEPILFEILDTCPKSEDELPSTETVQWADGLLLVYSITDRGSFNFVRKAKETLAVVDPEAAMPLALVGNKADMVHLRQVSTEEGEILAKDFECWFSEVSAAEQVTQVAESFHELCREVLAARRRNKQSLLDRMLGSKATRAYSRGKSDSALPKD from the exons ATGGGAACCCGCGTTTACGATATTCGTGAACGTCGAACGCAGTCTCGAGGATGGAGGAATGTAGAGATTG TGTCAAATGCGCGGAGTATGACGTCAAATGCAATTAGAGGTATTCGGAGGAAGAAGAGTTCGTTATGCGAGGTGAAGGTGGCTGTGATTGGAGCGCCAGGTGTCGGCAAAAGCG CATTGACAGTGAGATTTCTAACGAGGCGGTATATCGGGGAATATGATCACCAATCAG agaacaGATACAAACACGAGGTGTTAGTCGATGGCGAGCCCATCCTCTTCGAAATTTTGGACACCTGCCCGAAG AGCGAGGACGAGCTACCTTCTACGGAAACTGTACAATGGGCGGATGGATTACTTTTAGTCTATTCGATAACCGATAGGGGCTCTTTCAATTTCGTGAGGAAAGCGAAAGAAACTTTGGCGGTGGTTGATCCCGAAGCCGCTATGCCTCTTGCCCTGGTCGGGAACAAAGCCGATATGGTACACTTGAGACAAGTTAGCACCGAAGAAGGAGAAATACTGGCGAAGGATTTTGAATGTTGGTTTAGCGAAGTATCTGCCGCGGAGCAG GTCACACAAGTTGCCGAATCTTTCCACGAATTGTGTCGAGAGGTTCTGGCAGCAAGAAGAAGGAATAAACAATCTTTATTGGATAGAATGCTTGGTAGCAAAGCAACGCGTGCTTATTCACGAGGTAAAAGTGATTCAGCGCTTCcgaaagattaa
- the LOC107999430 gene encoding ras-related and estrogen-regulated growth inhibitor isoform X2 has product MTSNAIRGIRRKKSSLCEVKVAVIGAPGVGKSALTVRFLTRRYIGEYDHQSENRYKHEVLVDGEPILFEILDTCPKSEDELPSTETVQWADGLLLVYSITDRGSFNFVRKAKETLAVVDPEAAMPLALVGNKADMVHLRQVSTEEGEILAKDFECWFSEVSAAEQVTQVAESFHELCREVLAARRRNKQSLLDRMLGSKATRAYSRGKSDSALPKD; this is encoded by the exons ATGACGTCAAATGCAATTAGAGGTATTCGGAGGAAGAAGAGTTCGTTATGCGAGGTGAAGGTGGCTGTGATTGGAGCGCCAGGTGTCGGCAAAAGCG CATTGACAGTGAGATTTCTAACGAGGCGGTATATCGGGGAATATGATCACCAATCAG agaacaGATACAAACACGAGGTGTTAGTCGATGGCGAGCCCATCCTCTTCGAAATTTTGGACACCTGCCCGAAG AGCGAGGACGAGCTACCTTCTACGGAAACTGTACAATGGGCGGATGGATTACTTTTAGTCTATTCGATAACCGATAGGGGCTCTTTCAATTTCGTGAGGAAAGCGAAAGAAACTTTGGCGGTGGTTGATCCCGAAGCCGCTATGCCTCTTGCCCTGGTCGGGAACAAAGCCGATATGGTACACTTGAGACAAGTTAGCACCGAAGAAGGAGAAATACTGGCGAAGGATTTTGAATGTTGGTTTAGCGAAGTATCTGCCGCGGAGCAG GTCACACAAGTTGCCGAATCTTTCCACGAATTGTGTCGAGAGGTTCTGGCAGCAAGAAGAAGGAATAAACAATCTTTATTGGATAGAATGCTTGGTAGCAAAGCAACGCGTGCTTATTCACGAGGTAAAAGTGATTCAGCGCTTCcgaaagattaa
- the LOC107999269 gene encoding uncharacterized protein LOC107999269 has protein sequence MLSGIILYYIPESRPHARRICYMLIDFTANGLKSALSARESEYLYEKIKSKYDRIRYEHSLASQKYISPEIQDENENIHRPHKSISKKSKVYLADDMMGNKERIRKKHKDRITLSKSRHLRSSMKDISMGDCAEISKPIYFYPEKLDDFQKYVKTSLSGLKRDKNLENYTLLISGNPQQMAIFDQKFDKEDMVIVQDPYMKVEYKECGTSTDKLSAKVEASSSDQEGPTRDLNENDMETYIKEIEFNSIPENTGSKYSMNKLLYQTSQCQCEQDCCKPNEYSFASLNNKAAISTQYLSEHHLRSSRSSMNPKLRKVSQENENLYTSIDCNNHMDSCPMKHVNSNTRRVDFREEEIHEHNEGSVEQKQAENRYYENIIKSRKKKSRNNEPPTGFCCNDFSYLTDRGGEADDENSQHMERPIRKHYLDEKPQKENTLLESSDESILDYCEGLDMEPILKNRLKPALLRAVNWIFGGCPEASRKAALKRNKIEKEENQETDEWFL, from the exons ATGTTGTCCGGTATTATTCTCTACTATATTCCGGAATCACGTCCAC atgCTCGTCGAATATGTTATATGTTGATCGATTTTACGGCAAACGGCTTAAAATCTGCACTGAGCGCCCGGGAAAGCGAATATCTGTACGAGAAGATTAAATCCAAGTACGATCGTATTCGATACGAGCATTCGCTCGCTTCCCAGAAATATATTTCGCCGGAAATTCAAGATGAGAATGAGAACATCCATCGACCTCACAAAAGTATCTCCAAAAAATCGAAAGTCTATTTGGCCGATGATATGATGGG aaataaggaGAGGATAAGGAAAAAGCACAAGGATCGAATCACGTTGTCCAAGTCACGTCACCTTCGCAGCAGTATGAAAGATATCTCTATGGGTGATTGCGCGGAAATCTCCAAACCGATCTATTTTTATCCCGAAAAATTGGACGATTTTCAGAAATACGTGAAAACAAGTTTGTCTGGTTTGAAACGCGATAAGAATTTAGAGAATTACACACTTTTGATCAG TGGCAATCCACAACAAATGGCGATATTCGATCAGAAGTTCGATAAGGAAGACATGGTGATTGTTCAAGATCCGTACATGAAAGTGGAGTACAAGGAATGCGGCACTTCTACCGACAAACTGTCGGCGAAAGTGGAAGCCTCAAGCTCGGATCAAGAGGGACCAACTAGAGACCTTAACGAGAAT GACATGGAAACGTACATaaaggaaattgaatttaactcGATTCCGGAAAACACCGGATCCAAATATTCCATGAACAAATTGTTGTATCAAACAAGTCAATGCCAATGTGAACAAGATTGTTGTAAACCCAATGAATATTCTTTTGCATCTTTGAATAACAAGGCAGCTATATCAACGCAGTATTTGTccgag CATCATTTAAGATCGTCTCGAAGCTCGATGAATCCAAAACTGCGTAAAGTGTCACAAGAGAATGAGAATCTGTATACATCTATCGATTGCAATAATCACATGGATTCTTGTCCTATGAAGCACGTTAATTCGAACACTCGAAGAGTTGATTTTAGAGAGGAAGAAATACACGAGCACAACGAAGGATCTGTCGAACAG aAACAAGCGGAGAATaggtattatgaaaatataatcaaatcacGGAAAAAAAAGTCTAGGAACAATGAACCGCCGACTGGTTTCTGTTGCAACGATTTTTCATATCTCACCGATCGAGGAGGAGAAGCTGACGACGAAAATTCTCAACATATGGAACGACCGATTCGAAAGCACTATCTCGATGAGAAACCTCAAAAAGAGAATACTTTGTTGGAAAGTTCGGACGAATCGATTTTGGATTATTGCGAAGGACTTGATATGGAGCCTATCCTAAAaa ATCGATTGAAACCAGCCCTGCTACGAGCGGTGAATTGGATCTTCGGTGGTTGCCCGGAAGCATCGAGGAAAGCGGCGTTGAAACGAAACAAGATCGAAAAGGAAGAGAACCAAGAGACCGACGAATGGTTTCTGTAG
- the LOC107999429 gene encoding transcription initiation factor IIE subunit beta isoform X3, with the protein MIEKKRKEQEKDIRDEPFKKKPKPSSVSNGPKLDMVNYKTMSGSTQYKFGVLAKIVKHMKARHQEGDDHPLTLEEILDETNQLDVGSKVKQWLQTEALVKNPKIEVTSDGRFVFKAMYKIKDKKSLLRLLKQQDLKGLGGILLEDIQESLPHCDKHLKSLQNEILFITRPLDKKKIVFYNDKTAQFPIDDEFQKLWRSVAVDAMDDQKIDEYLEKQGIRSMQDHGPKKPAPIKRKKPISKRKQFKKPRDNEHLADVLETYDDTK; encoded by the exons at gatagaaaagaaaagaaaggaacaagaaaaagatatacgaGATGAACCTTTTAAGAAAAAACCTAAACCATCATCTGTGTCTAATGGACCAAAACTGGATATggttaattataaaactatgtCTGGTAGTACGCAATATAAATTTGGTGTTCTAGctaaaattgtaaaacataTGAAAGCTAGGCATCAAGAAGGAGATGATCATCCTTTAacattagaagaaattttagatgAAACAAATCAATTAGATGTTGGATCAAag gtGAAACAATGGCTTCAAACGGAAGCTCTTGTTAAAAATCCAAAGATAGAAGTAACTTCAGATGGTAGATTTGTATTTAAAgctatgtataaaattaaagataagaaatctctcttaagattattaaagCAACAAGATTTAAAAGGGCTTGGTGgaatattattagaagataTACAAGAAAGTCTGCCTCACTGTGATAAACATTTAAAG agtctacaaaatgaaatattatttataacaagacctttagataaaaaaaagatagtattttataatgataagacTGCACAATTTCCAATAGATgacgaatttcaaaaattatggaGATCTGTTGCAGTAGATGCAATGGATGATCAAAAAATCGATGAGTATTTAGAGAAGCAAGGAATACGATCTATGCAAGATCATGGTCCTAAAAAACCTGCTccgattaaacgaaaaaaacctattagtaaaagaaaacaatttaaaaaaccaAGAGATAATGAACATTTAGCAGATGTTTTAGAAACATACGACGATACaaagtaa
- the LOC107999422 gene encoding tyrosine 3-monooxygenase isoform X2 gives MMAVAAAQKNREMFAIKKSYSIENGYPARRRSLVDDARFETLVVKQTKQSVLEEARQRANDAGLTEEEVVLAKTIAECPESENTVQKAALVLRLREGIGSLARILKTIENFKGTVTHVESRPSKKEGLQFDVLVKVDMTRQYLLQLIRNLRQSSALDGVTLLADNSVSIKDPWFPRHASDLDNCNHLMTKFEPDLDMNHPGFADKEYRARRKFIAEIAFAYKYGDAIPTVPYTETETETWTRVFNTLVDLVPKHACAEYRRNFKKMQEEKIFEPHRIPQLQEVSEFLKKNTGFTLRPAAGLLTSRDFLSSLAFRVFQSTQYIRHIKSPYHTPEPDCIHELLGHMPLLADPSFAQFSQEIGLASLGASDEEIEKLSTIYWFTVEFGLCKEGPDVKAYGAGLLSAYGELLHALTSGKCEHRPFEPKSTAVQKYQDQDYQPIYFVADSFEDAKEKFRRWVSTMSRPFEVRYDPYTQRVEILDSVDRLDNLMAQVNTEMTHLTNAVNKLKTSFA, from the exons aatggaTATCCGGCAAGACGACGATCTCTCGTGGACGATGCTCGGTTTGAAACTTTGGTCGTCAAGCAAACGAAGCAGAGCGTTTTGGAAGAAGCACGTCAACGGGCGAATG ACGCTGGACTGACCGAGGAGGAAGTGGTGTTGGCCAAGACAATAGCGGAATGCCCGGAGAGCGAGAACACGGTGCAAAAAGCTGCGCTCGTCCTGCGTCTGAGAGAGGGGATCGGTTCACTCGCGAGGATCTTGAAGACGATCGAGAACTTCAAAGGGACGGTGACCCACGTCGAATCTCGGCCGTCCAAGAAGGAGGGCCTCCAGTTCGACGTGCTCGTCAAGGTCGACATGACGAGGCAATATTTGCTCCAACTGATCAGGAATCTCCGCCAGAGTTCCGCCCTGGACGGCGTCACCCTGCTCGCGGACAACTCTGTCAGCATCAAGGATCCATGGTTCCCGAGGCACGCGTCCGACCTCGACAATTGCAACCACCTGATGACCAAATTCGAGCCTGACCTCGACATGAATCATCCTGGATTCGCTGATAAGGAGTACCGTGCCCGTAGAAAGTTCATCGCTGAAATTGCATTCGCGTACAAGTACGGTGACGCGATACCCACCGTCCCGTACACAGAGACGGAGACCGAAACTTGGACCCGGGTGTTCAACACGCTTGTTGATCTGGTACCGAAACACGCTTGCGCGgaatatagaagaaattttaagaagatgCAGGAGGAGAAGATATTCGAGCCTCACCGTATACCTCAGCTGCAGGAAGTGAGCGAGTTCTTGAAGAAGAACACAGGATTCACCTTGAGACCTGCGGCCGGATTGCTCACGTCCAGGGACTTCTTGTCGAGCCTAGCGTTCAGAGTGTTCCAGAGCACTCAGTACATTCGTCACATCAAGAGCCCGTATCATACTCCCGAACC AGATTGCATCCACGAGCTCTTGGGACACATGCCGCTGTTGGCCGATCCAAGCTTCGCCCAATTCTCCCAGGAAATCGGGCTCGCTTCGCTCGGCGCCTCCGACGAGGAAATCGAGAAATTGTCCACGATTTACTGGTTCACCGTCGAATTCGGCCTCTGCAAAGAGGGGCCGGATGTGAAAGCCTACGGTGCCGGCCTTTTGTCCGCCTATGGGGAGCTTCTTCACGCGCTCACGAGCGGCAAATGCGAGCATCGACCTTTCGAGCCAAAATCCACCGCCGTTCAGAAGTACCAGGATCAAGATTACCAACCGATCTACTTCGTGGCGGATAGCTTCGAGGATGCCAAAGAGAAATTCCGCCGTTGG GTGTCCACCATGAGCCGGCCTTTTGAGGTTAGGTACGATCCGTACACGCAGCGCGTTGAGATACTGGACAGCGTGGACAGGTTGGATAATCTGATGGCTCAAGTGAACACCGAAATGACGCATCTCACGAACGCTGTCAACAAGCTGAAGACATCGTTCGCGTAA
- the LOC107999422 gene encoding tyrosine 3-monooxygenase isoform X1 produces the protein MMAVAAAQKNREMFAIKKSYSIENGYPARRRSLVDDARFETLVVKQTKQSVLEEARQRANGEETICPHDTERYASSSDDEQLETLACIAKNGEIKAEDGDVVKPDEDYNNDAGLTEEEVVLAKTIAECPESENTVQKAALVLRLREGIGSLARILKTIENFKGTVTHVESRPSKKEGLQFDVLVKVDMTRQYLLQLIRNLRQSSALDGVTLLADNSVSIKDPWFPRHASDLDNCNHLMTKFEPDLDMNHPGFADKEYRARRKFIAEIAFAYKYGDAIPTVPYTETETETWTRVFNTLVDLVPKHACAEYRRNFKKMQEEKIFEPHRIPQLQEVSEFLKKNTGFTLRPAAGLLTSRDFLSSLAFRVFQSTQYIRHIKSPYHTPEPDCIHELLGHMPLLADPSFAQFSQEIGLASLGASDEEIEKLSTIYWFTVEFGLCKEGPDVKAYGAGLLSAYGELLHALTSGKCEHRPFEPKSTAVQKYQDQDYQPIYFVADSFEDAKEKFRRWVSTMSRPFEVRYDPYTQRVEILDSVDRLDNLMAQVNTEMTHLTNAVNKLKTSFA, from the exons aatggaTATCCGGCAAGACGACGATCTCTCGTGGACGATGCTCGGTTTGAAACTTTGGTCGTCAAGCAAACGAAGCAGAGCGTTTTGGAAGAAGCACGTCAACGGGCGAATG GCGAAGAAACTATCTGTCCACATGACACGGAACGTTATGCTTCGTCGAGCGATGATGAACAGTTGGAAACGTTGGCTTGCATCGCCAAGAATGGAG AGATTAAAGCGGAAGACGGTGACGTGGTCAAACCAGATGAAGATTACAACAATG ACGCTGGACTGACCGAGGAGGAAGTGGTGTTGGCCAAGACAATAGCGGAATGCCCGGAGAGCGAGAACACGGTGCAAAAAGCTGCGCTCGTCCTGCGTCTGAGAGAGGGGATCGGTTCACTCGCGAGGATCTTGAAGACGATCGAGAACTTCAAAGGGACGGTGACCCACGTCGAATCTCGGCCGTCCAAGAAGGAGGGCCTCCAGTTCGACGTGCTCGTCAAGGTCGACATGACGAGGCAATATTTGCTCCAACTGATCAGGAATCTCCGCCAGAGTTCCGCCCTGGACGGCGTCACCCTGCTCGCGGACAACTCTGTCAGCATCAAGGATCCATGGTTCCCGAGGCACGCGTCCGACCTCGACAATTGCAACCACCTGATGACCAAATTCGAGCCTGACCTCGACATGAATCATCCTGGATTCGCTGATAAGGAGTACCGTGCCCGTAGAAAGTTCATCGCTGAAATTGCATTCGCGTACAAGTACGGTGACGCGATACCCACCGTCCCGTACACAGAGACGGAGACCGAAACTTGGACCCGGGTGTTCAACACGCTTGTTGATCTGGTACCGAAACACGCTTGCGCGgaatatagaagaaattttaagaagatgCAGGAGGAGAAGATATTCGAGCCTCACCGTATACCTCAGCTGCAGGAAGTGAGCGAGTTCTTGAAGAAGAACACAGGATTCACCTTGAGACCTGCGGCCGGATTGCTCACGTCCAGGGACTTCTTGTCGAGCCTAGCGTTCAGAGTGTTCCAGAGCACTCAGTACATTCGTCACATCAAGAGCCCGTATCATACTCCCGAACC AGATTGCATCCACGAGCTCTTGGGACACATGCCGCTGTTGGCCGATCCAAGCTTCGCCCAATTCTCCCAGGAAATCGGGCTCGCTTCGCTCGGCGCCTCCGACGAGGAAATCGAGAAATTGTCCACGATTTACTGGTTCACCGTCGAATTCGGCCTCTGCAAAGAGGGGCCGGATGTGAAAGCCTACGGTGCCGGCCTTTTGTCCGCCTATGGGGAGCTTCTTCACGCGCTCACGAGCGGCAAATGCGAGCATCGACCTTTCGAGCCAAAATCCACCGCCGTTCAGAAGTACCAGGATCAAGATTACCAACCGATCTACTTCGTGGCGGATAGCTTCGAGGATGCCAAAGAGAAATTCCGCCGTTGG GTGTCCACCATGAGCCGGCCTTTTGAGGTTAGGTACGATCCGTACACGCAGCGCGTTGAGATACTGGACAGCGTGGACAGGTTGGATAATCTGATGGCTCAAGTGAACACCGAAATGACGCATCTCACGAACGCTGTCAACAAGCTGAAGACATCGTTCGCGTAA
- the LOC107999429 gene encoding transcription initiation factor IIE subunit beta isoform X1, translated as MDPALLRERELFKKKALTTPTIEKKRKEQEKDIRDEPFKKKPKPSSVSNGPKLDMVNYKTMSGSTQYKFGVLAKIVKHMKARHQEGDDHPLTLEEILDETNQLDVGSKVKQWLQTEALVKNPKIEVTSDGRFVFKAMYKIKDKKSLLRLLKQQDLKGLGGILLEDIQESLPHCDKHLKVNINAIILILSTDTVYNMTAIFIRIYQFQSLQNEILFITRPLDKKKIVFYNDKTAQFPIDDEFQKLWRSVAVDAMDDQKIDEYLEKQGIRSMQDHGPKKPAPIKRKKPISKRKQFKKPRDNEHLADVLETYDDTK; from the exons atggaTCCAGCATTACTTCGAGAACGAGagctctttaaaaaaaaagctctTACTACACCaac gatagaaaagaaaagaaaggaacaagaaaaagatatacgaGATGAACCTTTTAAGAAAAAACCTAAACCATCATCTGTGTCTAATGGACCAAAACTGGATATggttaattataaaactatgtCTGGTAGTACGCAATATAAATTTGGTGTTCTAGctaaaattgtaaaacataTGAAAGCTAGGCATCAAGAAGGAGATGATCATCCTTTAacattagaagaaattttagatgAAACAAATCAATTAGATGTTGGATCAAag gtGAAACAATGGCTTCAAACGGAAGCTCTTGTTAAAAATCCAAAGATAGAAGTAACTTCAGATGGTAGATTTGTATTTAAAgctatgtataaaattaaagataagaaatctctcttaagattattaaagCAACAAGATTTAAAAGGGCTTGGTGgaatattattagaagataTACAAGAAAGTCTGCCTCACTGTGATAAACATTTAAAGGTAAATATAAATGCGATAATTCTGATACTATCGACAGATACTGTGTATAATATGAcagcaatttttataagaatttatcaatttcagagtctacaaaatgaaatattatttataacaagacctttagataaaaaaaagatagtattttataatgataagacTGCACAATTTCCAATAGATgacgaatttcaaaaattatggaGATCTGTTGCAGTAGATGCAATGGATGATCAAAAAATCGATGAGTATTTAGAGAAGCAAGGAATACGATCTATGCAAGATCATGGTCCTAAAAAACCTGCTccgattaaacgaaaaaaacctattagtaaaagaaaacaatttaaaaaaccaAGAGATAATGAACATTTAGCAGATGTTTTAGAAACATACGACGATACaaagtaa
- the LOC107999429 gene encoding transcription initiation factor IIE subunit beta isoform X2, which yields MDPALLRERELFKKKALTTPTIEKKRKEQEKDIRDEPFKKKPKPSSVSNGPKLDMVNYKTMSGSTQYKFGVLAKIVKHMKARHQEGDDHPLTLEEILDETNQLDVGSKVKQWLQTEALVKNPKIEVTSDGRFVFKAMYKIKDKKSLLRLLKQQDLKGLGGILLEDIQESLPHCDKHLKSLQNEILFITRPLDKKKIVFYNDKTAQFPIDDEFQKLWRSVAVDAMDDQKIDEYLEKQGIRSMQDHGPKKPAPIKRKKPISKRKQFKKPRDNEHLADVLETYDDTK from the exons atggaTCCAGCATTACTTCGAGAACGAGagctctttaaaaaaaaagctctTACTACACCaac gatagaaaagaaaagaaaggaacaagaaaaagatatacgaGATGAACCTTTTAAGAAAAAACCTAAACCATCATCTGTGTCTAATGGACCAAAACTGGATATggttaattataaaactatgtCTGGTAGTACGCAATATAAATTTGGTGTTCTAGctaaaattgtaaaacataTGAAAGCTAGGCATCAAGAAGGAGATGATCATCCTTTAacattagaagaaattttagatgAAACAAATCAATTAGATGTTGGATCAAag gtGAAACAATGGCTTCAAACGGAAGCTCTTGTTAAAAATCCAAAGATAGAAGTAACTTCAGATGGTAGATTTGTATTTAAAgctatgtataaaattaaagataagaaatctctcttaagattattaaagCAACAAGATTTAAAAGGGCTTGGTGgaatattattagaagataTACAAGAAAGTCTGCCTCACTGTGATAAACATTTAAAG agtctacaaaatgaaatattatttataacaagacctttagataaaaaaaagatagtattttataatgataagacTGCACAATTTCCAATAGATgacgaatttcaaaaattatggaGATCTGTTGCAGTAGATGCAATGGATGATCAAAAAATCGATGAGTATTTAGAGAAGCAAGGAATACGATCTATGCAAGATCATGGTCCTAAAAAACCTGCTccgattaaacgaaaaaaacctattagtaaaagaaaacaatttaaaaaaccaAGAGATAATGAACATTTAGCAGATGTTTTAGAAACATACGACGATACaaagtaa